A stretch of the Aegilops tauschii subsp. strangulata cultivar AL8/78 chromosome 4, Aet v6.0, whole genome shotgun sequence genome encodes the following:
- the LOC109781285 gene encoding seipin-1, with protein MDPGPHHPSTYNHHHHHYPFLPAAGPPTAGGDTLLFLLAIPAGWLVRLVAFLGERVISAVLALVVLPGATLVGELRTVPAAAASLARRAAVGALAAAFTFAALAVALVASLLLGFVLIRHWVEDPVTVRQPLYFDYTEPQPSAAVALGPPAGHSVRVSMSLLLPDSDHNRQIGVFQIKTEAIAPSGSTIASATQPYMLRYKSAPVRLAQSTLTIVPLALGMRSESQSATLKLLQYWEGHDRHRRTRLIRVSLQPRAMTVHLPQVYRAEITVQTALPWFKAVARSLKWTMCVWLSFWVYVILSLLAVRWVWPLALSASDSHRGLSDHQVNGKTIAANLGGGDTGQSSHEGSSRGGAVKWRDRRGRRKAQQTTHGGMELKLAEGSSSSSAVAETDEVVDDDHGEPLAARLPVSDSC; from the exons ATGGATCCAGGACCCCACCACCCGTCCACGtacaaccaccaccaccaccactaccCCTTCTTGCCGGCCGCCGGACCGCCCACCGCTGGCGGCGACACCCTTCTCTTCCTCCTCGCCATCCCGGCAGGCTGGCTCGTCCGGCTGGTTGCCTTCCTCGGAGAGCGCGTCATCTCCGCGGTCCTCGCCCTCGTGGTCCTCCCCGGCGCGACGCTGGTGGGCGAGCTGCGCACCGTCCCTGCGGCTGCGGCCTCCCTCGCCCGGCGCGCCGCCGTGGGGGCGCTCGCCGCGGCGTTCACCTTCGCGGCCCTGGCGGTCGCGTTAGTCGCGTCCCTGCTGCTCGGCTTCGTCCTTATCCGGCACTGGGTCGAGGACCCGGTCACCGTGCGCCAGCCGCTCTACTTCGACTACACCGAGCCGCAGCCGAGCGCCGCCGTGGCCCTCGGCCCCCCGGCGGGACACTCCGTGAGGGTGTCCATGTCGCTGCTGCTGCCAGACTCCGACCACAACCGTCAGATTGGCGTGTTCCAG ATTAAAACAGAGGCGATCGctccaagtggaagcaccatcgCTTCAGCCACCCAGCCATACATGCTGAGGTACAAGAGCGCTCCGGTGCGGCTAGCGCAGTCCACGCTGACAATCGTGCCGCTCGCCTTGGGCATGCGCAGCGAGAGCCAGTCGGCAACGCTGAAGCTGCTGCAGTACTGGGAAGGCCACGACCGTCACAGGAGGACACGGCTCATCAGAGTCTCTCTGCAGCCAAGAGCCATGACAGTGCACCTGCCCCAGGTGTACAGAGCAGAGATCACCGTGCAGACGGCGCTTCCATGGTTCAAGGCCGTGGCGCGCAGCTTGAAATGGACAATGTGTGTGTGGCTATCTTTCTGGGTCTATGTCATTCTCTCCCTGCTCGCGGTTCGTTGGGTCTGGCCACTAGCGCTATCTGCATCGGACAGTCACAGGGGGTTATCTGATCATCAAGTCAATGGGAAGACAATTGCTGCTAATCTGGGTGGAGGAGATACAGGCCAGAGCTCACATGAGGGATCATCAAGAGGTGGTGCTGTGAAGTGGAGGGACAGGAGAGGCAGGAGGAAAGCACAACAAACGACGCATGGCGGCATGGAGCTCAAGCTCGCCGAGGGGTCGTCTTCTAGCTCTGCAGTGGCTGAGACTGATGAAGTCGTCGACGACGATCATGGGGAGCCACTTGCTGCTCGATTGCCCGTGTCCGATTCTTGTTAG
- the LOC109781286 gene encoding pre-mRNA-processing ATP-dependent RNA helicase prp5: MPKGDDALARKRGKVRRKRMRSSENAVSTRVAAIIASKRRRKTGKRRGCEGMCFSLPCPEDPFNERHGKKRKTEDAADTNDDHKKKSKGSKKQERATGPNAIPVRKKETGEDRLEYDRPSKFLVVCLNAIRDGAGASEEDGGGIHDTASWGMELWKSCAASPPSDVLDTSYQYATREQTAWLVSTACDIVARKEKLGVVVSCPFLLYLVPSQEKAVQVRSICKPLKSLGIHSVSLHPGASIEHQISGLKSCEPEFLISTPERLLELVSLKAIDISNVSMLVIDGLKDFMDLNIIKELRSIRGTISGDAQVTIFSGQCDQSAATVARNLLHGRITKLTTNDSVTSRSAFVAQHVHFCTKEEKTSKVKEILEHVLENHASKTAKVLLVAANDNEAQKLSSSLKLEILTVNDGSQGSTFTVCSSMGLINVLVKGCESLATSGVEEFEIVLVADLPPSFDDYVEILTRTARHTVAGEVHVIVSKTDAAHAKPLADVLANSGQAVPKLLRQLIDKNHS, from the exons ATGCCAAAGGGCGACGACGCGCTCGCGCGGAAGCGCGGGAAGGTGCGTCGCAAGCGGATGCGCAGCAGCGAGAACGCCGTCTCCACGCGCGTCGCCGCCATCATCGCCTCCAAGCGCCGCCGCAAGACCGGCAAGCGCCGCGGCTGCGAGGGCATGTGCTTCTCCCTCCCTTGCCCCGAGGACCCCTTCAACGAGCGCCACGGCAAGAAGCGCAAGACCGAAGACGCCGCCGACACCAACGACGACCACAAGAAGAAAAGCAAGGGTTCCAAGAAGCAGGAGCGGGCCACCGGTCCTAATGCCATACCCGTGCGGAAGAAGGAGACGGGGGAGGACCGGCTGGAGTATGACCGGCCGTCCAAGTTCCTGGTGGTCTGCCTCAACGCCAtccgggacggggcgggggcatccgaggaggacggcggcggcatCCACGACACCGCCTCCTGGGGCATGGAGCTCTGGAAGTCCTGCGCGGCGTCCCCGCCTTCGGACGTGCTCGACACCAGCTACCAGTACGCCACCCGGGAGCAGACGGCGTGGCTCGTCTCCACGGCCTGCGACATCGTCGCCAGGAAGGAGAAGCTCGGAGTGGTTGTCTCATGCCCCTTCCTCCTCTACCTCGTCCCTTCCCAGGAAAAGGCGGTGCAA GTGCGTTCAATATGTAAACCGCTGAAGTCTCTTGGAATACATTCAGTGAGCTTGCATCCTGGCGCTTCCATAGAGCACCAGATTTCTGG ATTAAAGAGCTGTGAGCCCGAGTTTCTTATATCTACCCCGGAGAGGCTCCTTGAACTGGTCTCACTAAAGGCAATTGACATATCGAATGTATCAATGCTG GTCATTGATGGACTAAAGGATTTCATGGACCTTAATATCATCAAAGAACTTCGTTCTATTCGAGGTACCATATCAGGTGATGCACAGGTAACTATATTTAGTGGTCAATGTGACCAGAGTGCGGCAACAGTGGCAAGAAATCTACTACATGGGAGAATTACAAAGCTTACCACGAATGATTCTGTTACTTCTCGAAGTGCATTTGTAGCACAGCATGTACACTTCTGTACTAAAGAGGAGAAGACATCAAAG GTTAAGGAAATTCTTGAGCATGTTTTAGAAAACCATGCTAGTAAGACAGCAAAGGTTTTGCTAGTAGCCGCGAATGATAATGAAGCGCAGAAACTCTCTTCATCCCTGAAACTGGAAATCCTCACAGTGAATGATGGCTCGCAAGGCAGCACCTTTACCGTATGCAGCAG CATGGGGCTTATCAATGTCCTTGTGAAAGGCTGTGAGAGCTTAGCAACATCAGGTGTTGAGGAATTTGAGATTGTGTTGGTCGCGGACTTGCCTCCTTCATTTGATGATTATGTTGAGATCCTCACCAGGACAGCTCGTCACACGGTTGCAGGGGAGGTGCATGTTATCGTCTCTAAGACTGATGCTGCTCATGCAAAGCCCTTGGCTGATGTTCTTGCAAACAGTGGACAGGCGGTGCCTAAGTTGCTAAGACAATTAATTGACAAGAATCACTCCTGA
- the LOC109781287 gene encoding protein GRAVITROPIC IN THE LIGHT 1, whose amino-acid sequence MIRPGSKESQIYDNNSQKVYPQPIDENMNQNMDTMDSMIGRIFNNISSLKAAYIQLQEAHTPYDPDKIQTADKLVIDELTRLSELKHTYREKNPKPVAASPQDSHLLSEIQEQQNLLKTYEVMVKKFQSQIQNRDTEITLLQQQIDEAKHRKSKLEKKLKQRGLLNKESEESDEEENYFSIELTPSLFTSAADNAYQSIHDFSKPLINMMKAAGWDLDAAANAIEPDVVYTRRAHKKYAFESYICQRMFSGFHEESFSIKAATASVSNEAFFHQFLAVRAMDPLDVLSQNPDSVFGKFCRSKYLLLVHPKMEGSFFGNMDQRNYVMSGGHPRTAFYQAFLKLAKSIWLLHRLAYSFDPKVRVFQVKKGSEFSEIHMESVVKNMVLDESAERPKVGLMVMPGFLIGTSVIQARVYLSDVKYAD is encoded by the coding sequence ATGATCCGACCAGGCTCCAAGGAGTCACAAATTTATGATAACAATAGTCAGAAAGTTTATCCTCAGCCAATTGATGAAAATATGAATCAGAACATGGACACGATGGACAGTATGATTGGAAGGATATTCAACAACATATCCTCTTTAAAAGCTGCATACATTCAGCTGCAGGAAGCTCACACCCCTTACGACCCGGACAAGATCCAAACTGCTGATAAGCTTGTCATAGATGAGCTCACGAGGCTTTCAGAACTCAAGCATACTTACAGAGAGAAAAATCCTAAGCCAGTAGCAGCATCACCTCAAGATTCACACTTGCTTTCTGAAATACAGGAGCAGCAGAACTTGCTAAAGACATATGAGGTCATGGTGAAGAAGTTCCAGTCACAGATCCAGAATAGAGATACCGAGATTACCCTTTTACAGCAGCAAATTGATGAGGCGAAACATCGGAAATCAAAGCTGGAGAAGAAATTGAAACAGAGGGGCTTACTTAACAAAGAATCTGAGGAATCTGATGAAGAAGAGAACTACTTCTCTATTGAGCTGACACCAAGTTTATTTACATCTGCTGCAGATAATGCATACCAATCAATACACGATTTCTCAAAGCCCTTGATCAACATGATGAAAGCTGCTGGGTGGGATCTCGATGCGGCTGCTAACGCAATTGAACCTGATGTAGTTTACACAAGGAGAGCTCATAAGAAGTATGCATTTGAGTCCTATATCTGCCAAAGAATGTTCAGTGGTTTCCATGAAGAGAGCTTTTCCATCAAGGCTGCTACTGCCAGTGTGTCCAATGAGGCTTTCTTCCACCAGTTCCTTGCAGTGCGAGCCATGGATCCTCTTGATGTATTGAGCCAGAACCCAGATTCGGTTTTCGGAAAGTTCTGCAGAAGCAAATACCTgttacttgtgcatccaaaaatgGAAGGCTCTTTCTTCGGTAACATGGATCAGAGAAACTACGTCATGAGCGGTGGCCATCCAAGGACAGCTTTCTATCAGGCATTTCTCAAGTTGGCGAAGTCCATATGGTTATTGCACAGGCTGGCGTACTCTTTCGATCCAAAGGTCAGGGTCTTCCAAGTGAAAAAGGGAAGCGAGTTCTCGGAGATTCACATGGAAAGCGTAGTCAAGAACATGGTCTTGGATGAAAGTGCCGAGAGGCCTAAAGTAGGTTTAATGGTGATGCCTGGTTTCTTGATTGGGACTAGCGTCATACAGGCCCGAGTGTACCTATCAGATGTCAAATATGCTGACTGA
- the LOC109781284 gene encoding 2-carboxy-D-arabinitol-1-phosphatase translates to MLLFAPTPPPSPATAHRRPGGSAASCIRCSSVRELDRSPSRPPLPPLAEAKRVVLVRHGQSTWNADGRIQGSSDFSVLTPKGESQAETSRLMLLADSFDACFTSPLARSRRTAEIIWDTRDKDLIPDYDLREIDLYSFQGLLKHEGKEKYGALFQQWQKNPSDCSIDGHYPVRELWDRAQGCWERILTHEGKSVLVVAHNAVNQALVATSLGLGTEYFRTLLQSNCGASVLDFTPQPGGRPPSVCLNRLNQTPSSPISAESSAGRKSSKRIILVCQGATQSSSEGSLGGVGYAPLNMLGVIQAQKTAELLLDLKVNSIICSPQVAAVDTATAICEVQEAAGCLGADCVPRYVEMKNLLGLEIDDAFLTKQKSLEQIVQSGWMGGMEHQKLKTLWAQSEDAWQALVNELPEDDGAESDRVVVAIGHPAIHLGLLCRCLNLTMDYMPSFHLDDGSISVIDFPDGPKGGGIVRCTNYTAHLGRWSVPITKSTENNDEF, encoded by the exons ATGCTCCTCTTcgctcccaccccgccgccgtcgccggccaccgcTCACCGGCGACCGGGTGGCAGCGCTGCCTCGTGCATCCGCTGCTCGAGCGTGCGCGAGCTTGATAGGTCCCCAAGCCGCCCGCCGCTACCGCCGCTGGCGGAGGCGAAGCGGGTGGTGCTGGTGCGGCACGGGCAGAGCACCTGGAACGCGGATGGACGCATCCAGGGGAGCTCCGACTTCTCCGTGCTCACGCCCAAGGGGGAGTCCCAAGCGGAGACCTCCCGCCTCATGCTCCTCGCCGACTCCTTCGACGCCTGCTTCACCAGCCCGCTCGCCCGGTCCCGCCGCACCGCGGAGATCATCTGGGACACCCGCGATAAGGACCTCATCCCGGACTACGACCTCCGCGAGATCGACCTCTATTCCTTCCAG GGGCTCTTGAAGCATGAAGGGAAGGAGAAGTACGGGGCTCTGTTCCAGCAGTGGCAGAAGAATCCATCAGACTGCAGCATCGATGGACACTACCCAGTGCGGGAGCTCTGGGACCGAGCGCAGGGCTGCTGGGAGAGGATCCTGACACACGAGGGCAAGTCAGTTCTTGTGGTTGCTCACAATGCAGTTAACCAAGCGCTCGTCGCCACATCCTTGG GACTTGGCACGGAGTACTTTCGGACTCTGCTCCAGAGCAACTGTGGCGCTAGTGTGCTGGATTTCACCCCACAGCCCGGCGGGCGCCCTCCAAGTGTGTGCCTTAACCGCTTAAATCAG ACTCCGAGCTCTCCTATTTCTGCCGAAAGTTCTGCAGGTAGAAAGTCGAGCAAGCGGATCATTCTAGTTTGTCAAGGGGCTACACAGAGCAGTTCTGAG GGTAGTTTAGGCGGAGTGGGTTATGCACCGCTGAACATGCTGGGTGTTATACAG GCTCAGAAGACTGCGGAACTGCTTCTAGATCTGAAGGTGAACAGTATTATCTGTAGCCCACAAGTCGCAGCTGTTGATACCGCAACTGCCATATGTGAG GTCCAAGAGGCTGCTGGTTGCTTAGGTGCTGACTGTGTGCCTCGTTACGTTGAAATGAAGAATTTGCTCGGACTCGAAATTGATGATGCCTTTCTAACAAAGCAAAAG AGCCTTGAACAGATAGTTCAGTCTGGTTGGATGGGTGGCATGGAACACCAAAAGCTAAAGACACTGTGGGCTCAGTCAGAGGATGCATGGCAAGCTTTGGTAAACGAATTGCCAGAGGATGATGGTGCTGAGTCAGACCGAGTCGTTGTCGCCATCGGCCATCCTGCCATCCACCTAGGACTGCTCTGCAGGTGTCTGAACCTAACAATGGATTACATGCCGTCTTTTCATCTGGACGACGGCAGCATCAGCGTGATCGATTTTCCGGATGGGCCGAAAGGAGGAGGTATTGTCAGATGCACGAATTACACGGCCCATTTGGGCAGATGGTCGGTACCCATCACAAAATCAACAGAAAACAATGATGAATTCTGA